In the Candidatus Saccharimonadales bacterium genome, CACCTTCTGCTTCTTCGTCAAACTGGATGGCTTCATGCAGGTCCGGATTAAAATCCGTACCGGGTGTTGACTCGATTCGTTTTAAATTCAAATTTTCGAGTGATTTTTCAAGATTTTTCGTAAGGGATGCGATTCCATTTGCCCATTTGTTGTCTTTTAGCTCTTCGGGCATATAGGTAACAGCCCGTTCGATATTATCAATCACGGGGAGTAACTTTAAAATAGCGTTCGCTTGTCCCCCGTCGCGGGCAGCTGTTTTTTCTATCTCGACACGCTTTCGATAGTTCTCAAAATCCGCTCTTGTGCGCTGTAGATCCTGAGTTAGCTCGAGAACTTGCCGTTCAAGCTCTTCTTGTTTTTTACTTTTTGCCATTATCTATAAAACCTCCTCTAACATTGCTCCAGTGTGACGGACAAGGCGCATAACCCTGCCATAGCTTTGCCTGGTCGGACCAAGCACGCCGATATAACTTCGATCTGAATATGGTGAACGGAAACGACTAATGATAAGTGTTGCACCGCTTGTCTTGCCAATAGGGTTCTCTGCTCCGATATAGACATTGAGCGGTTCATTTGGTGCAGCTTCACGAAGCCATGGCTCAAGGTTATCTAGTAACCGTGCGACCGCCTGCGCGTGGGTACCGCTCATAAATTCGGGCTGCGAAAACAAGTTTCCCATGCCACTCATATATAGTTCGTCACCGATTGTCGCAAGTCCTAGATTCTGTGTTAAATCTACCAGACTATCAACGGCACTACGAATTGCCCTATCCGCTCGGTCGCCATGAGTGTTCACTCGTGCATCAATCGCTCTCGCACTGCGATCGAGTTGTGGCACCTCGTTAATTTGGGCTTCAGTGAGTGTGTTTACATAAAATCTATAGCCTTGGTCCGTAGGAATACGACCGC is a window encoding:
- a CDS encoding transcriptional regulator, translating into DRQIAILATIIEQYAEIAAPVGSVTLAKLFGVSSATIRSEMVRLEEMGFIAQPHTSSGRIPTDQGYRFYVNTLTEAQINEVPQLDRSARAIDARVNTHGDRADRAIRSAVDSLVDLTQNLGLATIGDELYMSGMGNLFSQPEFMSGTHAQAVARLLDNLEPWLREAAPNEPLNVYIGAENPIGKTSGATLIISRFRSPYSDRSYIGVLGPTRQSYGRVMRLVRHTGAMLEEVL
- a CDS encoding nucleotide exchange factor GrpE, whose amino-acid sequence is MAKSKKQEELERQVLELTQDLQRTRADFENYRKRVEIEKTAARDGGQANAILKLLPVIDNIERAVTYMPEELKDNKWANGIASLTKNLEKSLENLNLKRIESTPGTDFNPDLHEAIQFDEEAEGEKEVIAEELQAGYTLNGRPVRHAMVKVSKK